One region of Xylanibacillus composti genomic DNA includes:
- the ypeB gene encoding germination protein YpeB — protein MYKRMSGVLFPILVIALIGAGVWGYQEHQEKNSVLIKAENQYQRAFHNLSYNLDQVHNELGKALALGADSHQFQRKSLISVWRMTNMAQSDVNQLPLALMPFNRTEDFLSKMADFAYRTSIRDLDKEPLTDDEMKTLHALYDYSKKTANEIRSMQAKVLQENLRWMDVEMALASEEEVLDNTIVDGFKTVDKQVNAYEDINWGPSTSAIFEKRGFKALSGKTVTEEEVKQKARQFFGLDPDAELTVTENGKGTEYASYSVVAGGGEDSHLSADYSKKGGHLIWFMNTRPVESEQLTVEQARERAQAFLRKHGFGDMQAVAYDPYNHSASLTMARVTDGVLIYPEKLTVRVALDNGEIVGLHAADYIYNQKERKPGKPKLSAEEARKSLNGNFDLQSTNVALIENEIKQEVLCYEFIGRINGGQYRIYINAENGMEEKLERLREADVDVNENVS, from the coding sequence ATGTACAAGAGAATGAGCGGTGTGCTGTTTCCCATTCTGGTTATTGCATTAATTGGCGCGGGGGTATGGGGATATCAGGAGCATCAAGAGAAAAATTCCGTGCTGATCAAAGCGGAAAACCAATACCAGCGGGCCTTTCATAATTTGTCTTACAATCTGGATCAAGTACATAATGAACTGGGGAAAGCGCTCGCTCTCGGCGCCGATTCGCATCAGTTCCAGCGCAAAAGCTTGATCAGTGTATGGCGTATGACCAATATGGCCCAAAGCGATGTGAACCAGCTTCCGTTGGCATTGATGCCTTTCAACCGAACGGAGGATTTCCTGTCGAAAATGGCGGACTTTGCTTACCGCACCTCCATCCGCGATTTGGATAAGGAGCCGTTAACGGACGACGAGATGAAGACCTTGCACGCGCTGTACGATTATTCGAAAAAGACCGCCAATGAAATACGGTCCATGCAGGCCAAAGTTCTTCAAGAGAATCTTCGGTGGATGGACGTGGAGATGGCGCTCGCCAGCGAGGAAGAAGTATTGGACAATACGATAGTAGACGGCTTCAAGACCGTGGATAAGCAAGTCAATGCCTATGAGGATATCAACTGGGGGCCTTCCACGTCAGCCATTTTTGAGAAGCGCGGCTTCAAGGCGCTTAGCGGGAAAACCGTTACGGAAGAGGAAGTCAAGCAGAAAGCACGGCAATTTTTCGGTCTCGATCCGGATGCAGAACTGACTGTCACCGAAAATGGCAAAGGGACAGAATATGCTTCCTACTCTGTTGTCGCAGGCGGCGGAGAGGACAGTCACCTAAGCGCGGATTATTCGAAAAAAGGCGGGCATCTGATATGGTTTATGAATACTCGGCCGGTCGAGAGCGAACAGCTGACGGTCGAGCAGGCGAGGGAACGGGCGCAGGCTTTCCTGAGAAAGCATGGATTTGGCGATATGCAAGCTGTCGCCTATGATCCGTACAACCATTCGGCCAGCTTGACAATGGCCAGAGTAACCGATGGCGTCTTGATCTATCCGGAGAAGCTTACTGTACGGGTAGCCCTCGATAACGGGGAGATCGTCGGCTTGCATGCGGCGGATTATATATACAACCAGAAGGAACGCAAGCCGGGCAAGCCGAAGCTGAGCGCGGAAGAGGCCCGAAAGTCGCTGAATGGAAACTTTGACCTGCAATCGACGAACGTGGCGCTGATCGAAAATGAAATTAAGCAAGAAGTGCTCTGCTACGAATTTATCGGCAGAATCAACGGCGGGCAATACCGGATTTACATCAATGCGGAGAATGGCATGGAAGAGAAGCTGGAGCGCCTGAGAGAAGCGGATGTCGATGTAAATGAGAACGTCAGTTAA
- a CDS encoding flagellar brake protein, with product MLPKVNQELFIQVASVDKEEEKQQYKSRIADLDENCIYMEVPIHVGQGKYLRLYKGDSLSIYFLSDSGTKNYFHSEVVGFKEDNIRLVSITMPDPGSISQVQRRNHLRVTAELEMSLRISDDLHFLAITKDLSGGGTAFLCDGHLPIEPHMRFDGWLLLPFRNGAIEHAFFKGEIVRLNQLESGRKLGMVSFTDIADVERQRIIRFCFERQLENRKK from the coding sequence TTGCTGCCAAAAGTGAATCAAGAACTGTTTATCCAAGTCGCATCCGTCGACAAGGAAGAGGAGAAACAGCAGTACAAATCAAGGATAGCCGACCTGGACGAGAACTGCATTTATATGGAAGTGCCCATACATGTGGGGCAGGGCAAGTACTTGCGGTTGTATAAAGGAGACAGCCTGTCGATATATTTTCTGTCTGACAGCGGAACGAAAAATTACTTCCACTCCGAAGTTGTCGGTTTCAAGGAAGACAACATTCGTCTAGTGTCTATTACCATGCCTGATCCGGGCTCAATCTCACAGGTGCAGCGCCGCAATCATTTGCGTGTGACGGCTGAGTTGGAAATGTCGCTGCGCATTTCCGATGATTTGCATTTTCTCGCGATTACAAAGGATTTGAGCGGGGGAGGCACGGCGTTTCTTTGTGACGGTCACTTGCCGATTGAACCGCATATGCGCTTTGACGGCTGGCTGCTGCTTCCGTTCAGGAACGGCGCGATTGAGCATGCTTTTTTCAAAGGCGAAATTGTGCGGCTGAATCAGCTGGAAAGCGGCCGCAAGCTCGGCATGGTATCCTTTACGGATATTGCTGACGTCGAACGTCAGCGCATTATCCGTTTTTGCTTCGAGCGGCAGCTGGAAAATCGCAAGAAGTAA